The Saprospiraceae bacterium genomic interval GGCTGAAGGCATAATCATTATGCATTAACCATTAACCATTATCTACCCTCCTTCCCTCCTTAAAATATCCTTTCCGCTCAATATTGCTGGCGAAAAAATTGATTGAGATCACTACAAACCAAAGGAAGAGAATTTGCTGAATGGAGATCAGGATTTTAGCATAAAGCGTTTGTGGTACAAAATCTCCTAGCCCCAGGGCTGTTGCGTGGGATATACTCAAATAGATCCCATCAAACCAATGCGTAAAAGGATGATTGAAATGGGTGCCATGAGAATACAAGGCGCCGAAAACGAGGATAAGTTCCATGTAATTCAAAAAGAGCAACAACATCGCACGGCGGTAAGATCTGGGTTGCATGTGGGAATCCGAAGCAAAAATCAATGCCGGTATGTAAAAAACAGTTTCAGCTGCTATCCAAATCATCAACCAAAAGATGATGGGGTTGTATTGCCAGTTGTTTAAGATTACAAGTAAAGGAAAAAGAAGCTTCAGCAACACACAAAAATCAACTAATAGGTCTTTGTAATGAGGACCTATTTTGTCTGCAATTTGTTTAAGGTGACTTAAAGGAAAAAAGAATTGAATGCCAGCCAGGAATAAACGAATGATTTTTTCGAGTCCGAAATCTTCGTGATGTTCGTTGTTCCAAATGGCTTTAATATTTTGCTTCCTTCGATCGACATATTTATGGCCGGGTGGGTGCCTGTGTTCATTGTTGCCAAAAAAGAGTTTCCTGATAAAGTGATGCATGTTTTTGAATTGTCTTTTGTAAAGATACAACCTCCTTTAATTTTAAAATAAATCTATATATGATCTATCGTTAATTTTATTTTTAATTGAATTGAATGCTAACTTTGAATAATTTGAATAACCGAATAACATTCCGGATATTTTGTCAATCCTGTTGGAAGAATTGTTATTTGGACAAGAGGAGTTTTTTCGGCGTGATTCCAAATTGTTTTTTAAAAGCTTCGATAAAATGGCTGATATTGCTGTAACCCATTTCATGTGCAACTTGCTTCACTTGTAAATTTTGTTCAGTCAACAATCGTCTGGCCATTTCCATTTTGTATGCGATGAGATAGGAGTATGGCCCTTGTCCGTATATTTCTTTAAAGCCGGCTTTGAGTTGAAATTCATTGAGTTGAACCGATTTGGCTAATTCCGGAATGGTGGGAGGATCTCTGAAATTTTCCAGAAGGATATTTTTGGCATCTTTTATTTTTCTGACGGTAAGCTCATTTTTCAGAAATGGGCAATAATCGGACTTGGTATTTTTTTCTGCATACAACAAGCTGAGTATCTCTAAAGATTTAGCCTGAAAGAACAAGCGGTTTAATGGGTCTATCCTGATTTTTTGTTCGAGCTGTTTCAGAACAATATGCAATTCTCCACTGATTTCCAGTTCTTCGTAAAATTTATGTTGAGCATTTTTTGGATCAAATATCGCAGCAGATTTCAATCCCGGGTGCGGATTAAAAAGCTGATGCAATTTATCCAGCCGGATGCTTAAATGGATCAATATCGTCTCCTCTGAAGACCGAAGTTGAACCTTCAATTCTTCTTCAGGTTGATAGATCACAAAAGCATGATTTTGAGGTAGCGTTCTTTGGTAGTGGGGACTGAAAATAAAATTGGTCGGTTCATCGATGCTGAAAATGACCTGTACCTTGGAGGGATATAAAGTTAGAAAATGGCCATCTTGAGCAGGAATATCTCTAATCGCTGAAAGCTGAAAATCCCGATCTTCATAACAGGTTTGAACGACAATTTTCGGGATATTTTTATTTTGGCTCGCATCAGATTTTATAGAGTCGCCCATAAAATATTTATAACTATTTGTTAATTAGTACAATATAAAATTAATTACATTGCAAGATAAAACTTTTTAGGGTAGTTATTTTACCATTAGGGTTATTTTTTAGACTGTCGCTTCAACAACTTTGCGGTCTCAATGGGCATTGCGGCAATTATAATTTTAACACTATGCGGTTCTTTGGCTTTTGGTCAGGGGGATACACTCCATATTCCTGAGGTCATTATATCCGCAACGCGAACCGAAAAAAAACTGGCTGCTGTTCCCATGCCTGTATTACTCGTTCAGAACAGGGAAATCAAGCTGACAGGGGCTTCCCGCTTGCAGGACTTACTCGCTGAACAACCTGGACTTAGTGTGGTGCCTCAGGTGAATGGATTTGGTAACGGACTACAGGTCCAGGGATTGAATCCGGATTATACACTGGTTATGGTCGATGGAGAACCCATTATAGGAAGGCTTACCGGAAATCTGGAACTCAATCGTTTTGCTCTGGGTAATGTCAAACAAATTGAAATCGTAAAAGGTCCGAGCTCAAGTTTGTATGGCTCCGAGGCTTTAGGAGGCGTTGTCAATATTCTCACTCAATCGGCAGCGTACAATAAACTTCTTGCAGAAATAAAATACGGAACACATCAAACCTTTGATCTGGGACTGCAATCGCATTTTCGCCACCGCAATTTTTCAATGGCTGCATTTGTGAATCATTACCGTACAGATGGATTTGATTTATTTGAGAACAATTTTGGTCAAGTCATTTCACCTTACTCCAATACCACCGTGCACCTCAAACCCAAATTGGAGTTAAAAGCCGGTCATATACTTACTCTGGATTCGAGGTGGTTCAGAGAAGTTCAGGACAATCGTTACCAGGTTATTTCGGGTAATGATTCCATAAAAGTTTCCGGCAGCGCATATGTAGAAGATTATAGTTTAAATCCCCGATTAAAATACAAACTTGGATCCGATGCATTTTTAAATTTCCATTATTATTTAAGCAGATATCATACGAAAACCAATTTGTTTGAAATTGAAGATGATATCCTATATTATACCGATGAGTTTACCCAAATGTTCCAAAAACCAGAAGGAATCCTGAATTTTAAGTTGCACGAAAAACATACATTGACTGTTGGAACCGGGATGCATTTAGAATCGGTATCCACTTCGCGTTATGGAGATGCTGAGCGGAAAAAGCAGGAAAGCTTTTTTCTTTTTGCGCAAAATGAATGGACACCGGACGAACATTGGGAATTGGTGGGAGGTTTGCGTTTCGACCGGAATCGGGTATACGGCAACCAGTGGTCTCCCAAATTTGCCGTACAATATAAATGGAATGAAAAATTATCTTTAAAAGCTTCAACCGGGACTGGTTTCAAAGCGCCTGACTTCAGATACCTGTATCTGAATTTTAAAAACGCCGCTGCGGCCTATTCTGTATTTGGGACAGAACAAGTTGTTGCTCAGTTACGCGAACTCGAAGAGAAATCAGAGATCCAGATGTATTTTACTGATCCTGAAGATATTGGTGTGTTGGATGCCGAACGATCGTTAGCTTTTAATGTGGGATTAAATTACAGATGGAATAACAGATTTGAACTGGACATTAATGTTTTTCGCAATGAACTGGAAGGTCTGATTGAAAGCATTCCAGTAGCGGTCACCACTAACCAACGGAATATTTACTCCTACGATAATATTAAAAAGGCATTTACCCATGGACTTGAAATCACATGGAAAGGCAAATGGGAAAATGGATTCCAGATAATGGCTTCTTCACAATGGCTGGTAGCAAAAGACAAAGAATTGGTCAAAGCTATTGAAGACGGACAAGTCTTCGGGAGGGATCCTTTGACCAAAGAGTCGTACAGGATTCATCCGGGAGATTATTTTGGTCTGTATAACCGGTCGAGGCACACCGAAACCTTAAAACTTTTTTATACTCCTTCGAATGCCAAATGGGATGCCAGTTTTAGGATTACATACAAAAGCAAATTCGGTATCCAGAATTCAGCCGGAAGTGTACAAGGCATCAACAGGCCATCATCCGATATCAACGGGAACACCATTCTGGATCGTTACGATCAATTCGT includes:
- a CDS encoding helix-turn-helix transcriptional regulator, with protein sequence MGDSIKSDASQNKNIPKIVVQTCYEDRDFQLSAIRDIPAQDGHFLTLYPSKVQVIFSIDEPTNFIFSPHYQRTLPQNHAFVIYQPEEELKVQLRSSEETILIHLSIRLDKLHQLFNPHPGLKSAAIFDPKNAQHKFYEELEISGELHIVLKQLEQKIRIDPLNRLFFQAKSLEILSLLYAEKNTKSDYCPFLKNELTVRKIKDAKNILLENFRDPPTIPELAKSVQLNEFQLKAGFKEIYGQGPYSYLIAYKMEMARRLLTEQNLQVKQVAHEMGYSNISHFIEAFKKQFGITPKKLLLSK
- a CDS encoding two pore domain potassium channel family protein, whose translation is MHHFIRKLFFGNNEHRHPPGHKYVDRRKQNIKAIWNNEHHEDFGLEKIIRLFLAGIQFFFPLSHLKQIADKIGPHYKDLLVDFCVLLKLLFPLLVILNNWQYNPIIFWLMIWIAAETVFYIPALIFASDSHMQPRSYRRAMLLLFLNYMELILVFGALYSHGTHFNHPFTHWFDGIYLSISHATALGLGDFVPQTLYAKILISIQQILFLWFVVISINFFASNIERKGYFKEGRRVDNG
- a CDS encoding TonB-dependent receptor; the protein is MAFGQGDTLHIPEVIISATRTEKKLAAVPMPVLLVQNREIKLTGASRLQDLLAEQPGLSVVPQVNGFGNGLQVQGLNPDYTLVMVDGEPIIGRLTGNLELNRFALGNVKQIEIVKGPSSSLYGSEALGGVVNILTQSAAYNKLLAEIKYGTHQTFDLGLQSHFRHRNFSMAAFVNHYRTDGFDLFENNFGQVISPYSNTTVHLKPKLELKAGHILTLDSRWFREVQDNRYQVISGNDSIKVSGSAYVEDYSLNPRLKYKLGSDAFLNFHYYLSRYHTKTNLFEIEDDILYYTDEFTQMFQKPEGILNFKLHEKHTLTVGTGMHLESVSTSRYGDAERKKQESFFLFAQNEWTPDEHWELVGGLRFDRNRVYGNQWSPKFAVQYKWNEKLSLKASTGTGFKAPDFRYLYLNFKNAAAAYSVFGTEQVVAQLRELEEKSEIQMYFTDPEDIGVLDAERSLAFNVGLNYRWNNRFELDINVFRNELEGLIESIPVAVTTNQRNIYSYDNIKKAFTHGLEITWKGKWENGFQIMASSQWLVAKDKELVKAIEDGQVFGRDPLTKESYRIHPGDYFGLYNRSRHTETLKLFYTPSNAKWDASFRITYKSKFGIQNSAGSVQGINRPSSDINGNTILDRYDQFVNGYFLMNASIGRIMGPYFYMQCGVENLGDYTDPYNLPQLPGRLLFVKLNFKLYKNNTI